The genomic window GAAGGCAATTGAAGTGGCAGAGCTGGAACTTTCACATCGGATTTAACTACAGGGAGGGCATCGTGCTTAGTGACATCAAATATGATGATAAGGGGACGTTAAGGGACATTTTCTACAGGCTCTCACTTGTGGAGATGGTGGTTCCCTAGTACGTTGACACGCAGGCGACGTCACAATCCTCCTCATGCTGATGACCTATAGCGGAAACCCTGACCATCCTCATCAGCGAAAGCATGCCTTCGACATTGGCGAGTACGGTGCCGGTTACATGACCAACAGCCTCAAGCTCGGCTGCGACTGCAAGGGTTTCATCAAGTACCTGGACGCAGATTTGCCGGCTCGTGACGGCAGCATCAGACACGTCAAGAACGCCATATGCATTCACGAAGAGGATAACGGGGTCTTGTTCAAGCACACGGACTTCAGGGATGATTCCGTCATCATTACGAGGGCGCGCAAGCTGGTTATCCAGCAAATCTTCACGGCTGCCAACTACGAGTACGCCATTCAGGTAGGGCTCGAGGACCCCGTTCATTTCGCATATACGAGAGCGCAGCTAACCCGTTGCAGTGGATGTTCCATGTGCGTTTCCCGCCAATTGTATCCGTGAGCTGTCAGCTGACCCGAAGAAGCAAGACGGAACGATTCAGCTGGAGATCAAACTGACCGGCATCCTCAACACGTACTCGATTAAGCCGGGTGAGGATACAAATGGATGGGGTACGGAGGTGTATCCAGGTGAGATGCTCGAAGTTTCCATATCGACTACTTTGACGCTCACACAACATAGGTGTCAATGGTCATAATCATCAGCACCTGTTCTGCTTGAGGATTGACTCCAATATTGACGGTCCCAGAAACACAGCGTTCATGGTTGACGCAAAGGCATCTGACGCACCATCAGGATCCGCGGCCAACAAGTACGGAAACGCCTTCTACGCCAAACGGACAAAGCTTGAAACCACCGGTCAGTCCGTTACAGACTATAATGGCGCCACCGTGCGGACGTGGGACCTGTGTAATACGAACAAGCTGCACCCATACAGCAAGGTTCCCGTGAGCTACAAGCTCGTGAGCCGTGAAGTGCCATCTCTTTTGCCCAAACAGGGATCTCTGGTCTGGAAAAGGGCAGGATTTGCGCGACACGCTGTGCATGTCACTAGGTGTAGGTCTTCCGGACGACGAACGCGAGATGTTTTTTTACCTAACATGCTGTCAGACCGAGACGACCAACTGTATCCGGCGGGTCGACACGTTCCTCAAACGTCTGGTGAGACCGCCGTAGGGCTGCCAGACTGGATCGGAGACGGGAAAGAGGGGATTGATAATGAGGATATTGTCCTTTGGCACACCTTTGGCCTCGTGCATTTCCCGGCCCCCGAGGACTTTCCCATTATGCCTTGCGAACCCATCAGCCTACTGCTGAGGCCGCGAAATTTCTTCTCCAACAACCCTGTCATGGATGTGCCGCCTCAGCAGTGCATTACGGCGAGTCAAATGGCGTCCAAGGGATTAGCTCACTTGTAAGGACCGAGAGTGAGGAGGCATCTGCAAAGCGCAAAAGGTTGTCTGTAGGCCCACCGGATGAAAGTCAATTATCAGTCATTTTTCGCGCAATAATTTACAAAAGACATGGGATCGTGCATAATGCAAGCGCCGGGATTGCCGGTGCAACATTCCCATGATGAGCTCTGTAGCGATATCGAATGCAACCCCCCGCCCGGAACGGTAGCACAACCAGGGCTTGAAAGCTGAGGTACCATCACAACCACGTGAAATTCAGGCTTGCGTCATACAGATCTGCCTAGCCGATTGTTCCACTACGTGGAATCGAGCCGTGCGGCATTGTGCGACATGCGTGCTCTAGCGACTTCCAATCTCGGTCACGATAGCCGAGTTGCGGCCTGACACCTGTCCCGTGACTCCGTGACGCGCAATCGCGGTCCCATGACAACAGACAATACACTTCGATATCTCAAGTTGATGATAGCCTTAGGCACACAGTGTTCCACTGCGTAATCGAGATGCTCATCGAACTGGCGAAAATGACGCTTTTacagcttcttcttgtcgtctGTGTCGGTAGTCTTACCCACTTCGTCTATCGTCTGTTGAAGGACAGGAGAACAAGACACGCCGACACCGAGCCGCCGACCACGAGTGGTCCAAGAAAAAGAATCGTCGACGCAGGCTACGCCAGTGTATTTCCGCCATCACAACGACATGTTCTGGGTGAGATGCTCGGCATTGATGTCGAGAACCCTTTGAACCGGTTGCCTACTGAGTCATTAGTCCGCATGGACGAGGACTATCGCAATGCCGACCATGGCTCAAAAATATTTAGCGGCTTTACAGTCGGCGAAATCGAGGCACTGGGCAACTTTCCGGACTACGCAAAGCTATCGGGCGTTGCGGAACCGTCGCCCCTCGTTGGGTTCGACATCGACAGCGCCGCTCCGCGGCCATATCGGCCCTTTAGATGGCCTTACCACCAAACCATGTGTACGTCACCATTGAGTCTCATCTTATTATCAATGCTAACACCTGCGATTAGCGTTTCAAAAAATGGACCCAGACTACTGGATTGAGTTG from Purpureocillium takamizusanense chromosome 14, complete sequence includes these protein-coding regions:
- the AMO1 gene encoding Primary-amine oxidase (EggNog:ENOG503NTVH~COG:Q), whose translation is MALRSPHPLDPLGATEIQIAVNAVRAAHQDVFFNVVSLHEPRKAAMVRWLENPTSTRPRRIADVCVIAPGGRVGEGLVDIVAKKIIEWNWITGKQPIITLEELQLVEYIVRQDPRVVEQCEISGISRDEMHKVYCDPWTIGYDERFGSHVRLQQGLMYFRPDVDDCQYQYPLDFCPIYDADQQKIIHIDIPEVRRPLRREKQINYHTTAIEAASGFRTDLKPLDITQSQGPSFQLNGRQLKWQSWNFHIGFNYREGIVLSDIKYDDKGTLRDIFYRLSLVEMVVPYGNPDHPHQRKHAFDIGEYGAGYMTNSLKLGCDCKGFIKYLDADLPARDGSIRHVKNAICIHEEDNGVLFKHTDFRDDSVIITRARKLVIQQIFTAANYEYAIQLSADPKKQDGTIQLEIKLTGILNTYSIKPGEDTNGWGTEVYPGVNGHNHQHLFCLRIDSNIDGPRNTAFMVDAKASDAPSGSAANKYGNAFYAKRTKLETTGQSVTDYNGATVRTWDLCNTNKLHPYSKVPVSYKLVSREVPSLLPKQGSLVWKRAGFARHAVHVTRYRDDQLYPAGRHVPQTSGETAVGLPDWIGDGKEGIDNEDIVLWHTFGLVHFPAPEDFPIMPCEPISLLLRPRNFFSNNPVMDVPPQQCITASQMASKGLAHL